From Tiliqua scincoides isolate rTilSci1 chromosome 2, rTilSci1.hap2, whole genome shotgun sequence, the proteins below share one genomic window:
- the TUBB gene encoding tubulin beta chain has product MREIVHIQAGQCGNQIGAKFWEVISDEHGIDPTGTYHGDSDLQLDRISVYYNEATGGKYVPRAILVDLEPGTMDSVRSGPFGQIFRPDNFVFGQSGAGNNWAKGHYTEGAELVDSVLDVVRKEAESCDCLQGFQLTHSLGGGTGSGMGTLLISKIREEYPDRIMNTFSVVPSPKVSDTVVEPYNATLSVHQLVENTDETYCIDNEALYDICFRTLKLTTPTYGDLNHLVSATMSGVTTCLRFPGQLNADLRKLAVNMVPFPRLHFFMPGFAPLTSRGSQQYRALTVPELTQQVFDAKNMMAACDPRHGRYLTVAAVFRGRMSMKEVDEQMLNVQNKNSSYFVEWIPNNVKTAVCDIPPRGLKMAVTFIGNSTAIQELFKRISEQFTAMFRRKAFLHWYTGEGMDEMEFTEAESNMNDLVSEYQQYQDATAEEEEDFGEEAEEEA; this is encoded by the exons TTCTGGGAGGTCATCAGTGATGAACATGGAATTGACCCCACTGGAACCTACCATGGTGACAGTGACCTCCAGCTTGATCGCATCTCTGTTTACTACAATGAAGCCACTG GTGGCAAGTATGTCCCTCGTGCCATCTTGGTTGATCTGGAGCCAGGGACTATGGACTCTGTGAGGTCTGGACCTTTTGGTCAGATCTTCCGACCAGACAACTTTGTATTTG GCCAGAGTGGAGCTGGTAACAACTGGGCCAAAGGTCATTATACAGAAGGAGCTGAGCTGGTGGATTCAGTCCTGGATGTAgtgaggaaggaggcagagagctgtgactgtctgcagggttTCCAGCTGACCCACTCTCTGGGTGGTGGGACCGGCTCTGGGATGGGCACCTTGCTGATCAGCAAAATCCGTGAGGAGTATCCTGACCGAATCATGAACACCTTCAGCGTGGTGCCATCCCCTAAGGTCTCTGACACAGTGGTGGAGCCCTACAATGCCACTCTCTCAGTGCACCAGCTGGTGGAGAACACGGACGAGACCTACTGCATTGACAACGAGGCTCTCTACGACATCTGCTTCCGTACCCTCAAGCTGACCACTCCTACCTATGGCGACCTTAACCACCTGGTCTCTGCCACCATGAGCGGTGTAACCACCTGCCTGCGTTTTCCCGGACAACTGAATGCTGACCTCCGCAAGCTGGCAGTCAACATGGTTCCCTTCCCCCGGCTCCACTTCTTCATGCCCGGCTTTGCCCCCTTGACCAGCCGTGGCAGCCAACAGTACCGGGCCCTGACAGTGCCAGAGCTGACACAGCAAGTTTTTGATGCCAAGAACATGATGGCAGCCTGCGACCCCCGTCATGGACGCTACCTGACCGTAGCCGCCGTCTTCCGCGGCCGCATGTCCATGAAAGAGGTGGATGAGCAGATGTTGAATGTACAGAACAAGAACAGCAGCTACTTCGTGGAATGGATCCCCAACAATGTCAAAACCGCCGTATGTGACATCCCTCCCCGTGGCCTGAAAATGGCAGTCACCTTCATTGGCAACAGCACAGCTATCCAAGAGCTCTTCAAGCGCATCTCTGAGCAGTTCACTGCCATGTTCCGCCGCAAGGCCTTCCTCCACTGGTATACTGGGGAGGGCATGGACGAGATGGAGTTCACAGAAGCAGAGAGCAACATGAATGACCTGGTCTCCGAATACCAACAGTACCAGGATGCCAcagctgaggaagaggaggattttGGTGAAGAGGCAGAAGAAGAAGCTTAA
- the FLOT1 gene encoding flotillin-1 isoform X1, with amino-acid sequence MFFTCGPNEAMVVSGFCRSPPVMIAGGRVFVMPCIQQIQRISLNTLTLNVKSEKVYTRHGVPISVTGIAQVKIQGQNKEMLAAACQMFLGKSEPEIAQIALETLEGHQRAIMAHMTVEEIYKDRQKFSEQVFKVASSDLVNMGISVVSYTLKDIHDDQDYLHSLGKARTAQVQKDARIGEAEAKRDAGIKEAKAKQEKLSAQYLNEIEMAKAQRDYELKKATYDIEVNTRKAESDLAYQLQVAKTKQKIEEQKMQVLVVERAQQIQIQEQEIVRKERELEAKVKKPAEAEHYRLEKLAAAERSQMIMQAEAEAESIRMKGEAQAYAIEAKARADAEQMAKKAEAFQQYQEAAMVDMLLEKIPEMAEEISKPLTSTKKITMVSSGAGDVGAAKITGEVLEIMNRLPDTVEKLTGVSISQQINQKKPRRMN; translated from the exons ATGTTCTTTACCTGTGGCCCAAATGAGGCCATGGTTGTCTCAGGT TTCTGCCGTAGCCCTCCAGTCATGATAGCTGGAGGACGGGTGTTTGTGATGCCTTGTATTCAGCAGATCCAGAG GATCTCACTGAATACTCTGACCCTGAATGTGAAGAGTGAGAAGGTTTATACCCGGCATGGTGTCCCCATCTCAGTCACTGGCATTGCCCAG GTGAAAATCCAGGGTCAGAACAAGGAAATGCTAGCTGCTGCTTGTCAGATGTTCCTGGGCAAGTCAGAACCAGAGATTGCTCAAATCGCCCTGGAGACATTGGAGGGCCATCAGAGAGCCATCATGGCCCATATGACTGTAGAG GAAATCTACAAGGATCGGCAGAAATTCTCAGAGCAAGTCTTCAAAGTAGCCTCTTCTGACCTGGTCAATATGGGGATCAGTGTGGTCAGCTATACCCTCAAAGACATCCATGACGACCAG GATTATCTTCATTCTCTGGGGAAAGCCCGAACTGCTCAGGTGCAGAAAGATGCCAGGATTGGAGAAGCAGAAGCCAAGAGAGATGCTGGCATCAAG GAAGCAAAGGCCAAGCAAGAGAAGTTGTCTGCACAGTATTTGAACGAAATTGAAATGGCCAAGGCCCAGCGGGACTATGAGCTGAAGAAGGCTACCTATGACATTGAGGTGAACACGAGGAAGGCAGAGTCCGACCTGGCTTATCAGCTTCAG GTGGCCAAGACAAAACAGAAGATTGAGGAGCAGAAGATGCAGGTGCTGGTCGTGGAACGAGCCCAGCAGATTCAGATCCAAGAACAGGAGATCGTTCGCAAAGAGCGGGAGCTGGAGGCCAAGGTCAAGAAGCCTGCTGAAGCAGAGCACTACCGGCTGGAGAAGTTGGCTGCAGCTGAAAG GTCACAGATGATCATGCAGGCCGAGGCTGAGGCTGAGTCAATCAGG ATGAAGGGTGAGGCTCAAGCCTATGCGATTGAGGCAAAGGCCCGGGCTGATGCTGAGCAGATGGCCAAGAAGGCAGAGGCCTTCCAGCAGTACCAAGAGGCGGCCATGGTGGATATGCTTCTGGAGAAGATTCCAGAG ATGGCTGAAGAGATCAGCAAGCCATTGACCTCCACGAAGAAGATCACCATGGTATCAAGTGGGGCAGGAGACGTGGGGGCTGCCAAGATAACAGGGGAGGTGCTGGAAATCATGAATAGGCTGCCTGACACAGTTGAAAAGCTCACTGGCGTTAGCATCTCTCAG CAGATAAACCAGAAGAAGCCAAGACGAATGAACTAA
- the FLOT1 gene encoding flotillin-1 isoform X2, whose protein sequence is MFFTCGPNEAMVVSGFCRSPPVMIAGGRVFVMPCIQQIQRISLNTLTLNVKSEKVYTRHGVPISVTGIAQVKIQGQNKEMLAAACQMFLGKSEPEIAQIALETLEGHQRAIMAHMTVEEIYKDRQKFSEQVFKVASSDLVNMGISVVSYTLKDIHDDQDYLHSLGKARTAQVQKDARIGEAEAKRDAGIKEAKAKQEKLSAQYLNEIEMAKAQRDYELKKATYDIEVNTRKAESDLAYQLQVAKTKQKIEEQKMQVLVVERAQQIQIQEQEIVRKERELEAKVKKPAEAEHYRLEKLAAAERSQMIMQAEAEAESIRMKGEAQAYAIEAKARADAEQMAKKAEAFQQYQEAAMVDMLLEKIPEMAEEISKPLTSTKKITMVSSGAGDVGAAKITGEVLEIMNRLPDTVEKLTGVSISQINQKKPRRMN, encoded by the exons ATGTTCTTTACCTGTGGCCCAAATGAGGCCATGGTTGTCTCAGGT TTCTGCCGTAGCCCTCCAGTCATGATAGCTGGAGGACGGGTGTTTGTGATGCCTTGTATTCAGCAGATCCAGAG GATCTCACTGAATACTCTGACCCTGAATGTGAAGAGTGAGAAGGTTTATACCCGGCATGGTGTCCCCATCTCAGTCACTGGCATTGCCCAG GTGAAAATCCAGGGTCAGAACAAGGAAATGCTAGCTGCTGCTTGTCAGATGTTCCTGGGCAAGTCAGAACCAGAGATTGCTCAAATCGCCCTGGAGACATTGGAGGGCCATCAGAGAGCCATCATGGCCCATATGACTGTAGAG GAAATCTACAAGGATCGGCAGAAATTCTCAGAGCAAGTCTTCAAAGTAGCCTCTTCTGACCTGGTCAATATGGGGATCAGTGTGGTCAGCTATACCCTCAAAGACATCCATGACGACCAG GATTATCTTCATTCTCTGGGGAAAGCCCGAACTGCTCAGGTGCAGAAAGATGCCAGGATTGGAGAAGCAGAAGCCAAGAGAGATGCTGGCATCAAG GAAGCAAAGGCCAAGCAAGAGAAGTTGTCTGCACAGTATTTGAACGAAATTGAAATGGCCAAGGCCCAGCGGGACTATGAGCTGAAGAAGGCTACCTATGACATTGAGGTGAACACGAGGAAGGCAGAGTCCGACCTGGCTTATCAGCTTCAG GTGGCCAAGACAAAACAGAAGATTGAGGAGCAGAAGATGCAGGTGCTGGTCGTGGAACGAGCCCAGCAGATTCAGATCCAAGAACAGGAGATCGTTCGCAAAGAGCGGGAGCTGGAGGCCAAGGTCAAGAAGCCTGCTGAAGCAGAGCACTACCGGCTGGAGAAGTTGGCTGCAGCTGAAAG GTCACAGATGATCATGCAGGCCGAGGCTGAGGCTGAGTCAATCAGG ATGAAGGGTGAGGCTCAAGCCTATGCGATTGAGGCAAAGGCCCGGGCTGATGCTGAGCAGATGGCCAAGAAGGCAGAGGCCTTCCAGCAGTACCAAGAGGCGGCCATGGTGGATATGCTTCTGGAGAAGATTCCAGAG ATGGCTGAAGAGATCAGCAAGCCATTGACCTCCACGAAGAAGATCACCATGGTATCAAGTGGGGCAGGAGACGTGGGGGCTGCCAAGATAACAGGGGAGGTGCTGGAAATCATGAATAGGCTGCCTGACACAGTTGAAAAGCTCACTGGCGTTAGCATCTCTCAG ATAAACCAGAAGAAGCCAAGACGAATGAACTAA